GAATCTTGAACTGAGTAGATCATTAAATGAAGTAGAAAAATTTCCACGCACATTACTATGTTCCGGTGAAAATCGTAATCCTTTGACACCTTACGGCCATGTGTCCTGAATCCTTTAAACTAAGTGCTTTAAGATTTCCCTGTTAAAAATCTTATTGAAGCGGCCTCCACTTCGCACTTAGCGCGGTGAATTCATCAAGAGTAACTTTGCATACTCCGACCAAACAGTCTATGAATTCATTAAGAGAATTTAATCTCATCCTCCTTTAAAGCAAAGTGTCGATAAATCTTTCAAGAGGGTTCCTACACACTCCAACCGATACCGGTTTATAGACTTATTAAGAGAATATAATCTCATCCTCCTCTACAGTAGGAATATTGGTAAATCTATCAAGAGTCGTCATACTAACTCCAACCGAGATCGGTCTTATAGATTTATTAAGAGAATAGAATCTCAACCTATGCACATTTACTCACTCTTTGAAGAAATTGAAGTTTTATTGATGTGCTCTGCAATTGTAACTTTACTTGTTTTTTCCCTTTGAACCTAAGATTACATCATTAGGTAGGGTTACCATAAAGTACAATTAATTTACATCAGGCTTTATTCCCATccctttacaagtttccattaCTAACTCTTTGCCTAACCCTTTAGACAAAGGATCTGCTAGATTAAATATGGACTTCACATATTGAAGTGATATTATGCCATCCTCCAATAGTCTTCTCACATGATTGTGTTTGAGACGAACTTGCCTTGATTTGCCATTGTAACAATCACTTGAAGCCCGAAAAATAGCAACTTTATTATCACAATAGATAGTCAAAGGTGGCATTGGCTTACTCCACATAGGAATATCTATCAACATACTTCGAAGCCAGTCAGCTTCTTCTCCAGCAGAAGACATAGCTATAAATTCTGACTCCATGGTTGAGTGAGTAATACATGTCTGTTTCTTTGATTTCCAAGAGATTGCTGCTCCGGCCAAAGTGAAAATCCAAGCAGTAATTGATTTAGAGTCATTTGGATCAGAATTCCAAGTAGCATCACTATAGCCTTCAATAACTACTGGAAAGGTAGAATAATGTAGGCCATTATTAATCGTGCCCTTTAGATACCTTAAAACACAAATTAAGGCATTCCAATGTTCAACTTCGGGGTTACTGGTAAACTTGCTCAAAGTTCCTACTGCATAACCAATATCTGGCCTGGTACAATGCATGTCATACATAAGACTCCCAACAATCTGAGAATACGTCAATTGATCAAGAATGTCACTAGAGTTTCCCACTAGTTTGATGCTAGGATCAAATGGTGTAGGAGCAGGCTTGTCATCAAAATGACCAAACCTCTTCAGAACTTTCTCAATATAACTTGCTTGAGTAAGAGTCAAACCATTAGCTGATCTCAAAATTTTAATGCCCAAAATTTCATCAGCTTCTCCAAGATCCTTCATTTCAAACTGAGAAGCAAGAAATGATTTTGtttctttaactctttcaatatcAGTTCCAAAGATCAACATGTCATCCACATAGAGACAAATTATAACTCccaaattttcttgaaatttactGAATATGCATATATCGCCACCATTGATTGAGTAGCCATTAGAAATCATGGCCTTTCTaaatttctcatgccattgcTTTGGAGCTTGTTTTAATCCATAAAGAGATTTACGAAGCTTACAAACTTTATGTTCCTGACCAGGAATGATAAACCCCTCTGGTTGTTTCATGTAAACTTCTTCATCTAGATCTCCATTCAAAAACGTGgtcttaacatccatttgatgaatTATCATATTATGAATTGCTGCTAAAGCAATTAAGAGCCGAATAGATGTCATCCGAGTTACAGGTGCAAAGGTATCAAAATTATCAATATCTTTCATTTGAGTAAAACCTTTTGCTACCAAGCGAGCTTTGTACTTATCTATAGTACCATCAGATTTTAATTTCTTCCTAAAAATCCATCTACAACCAATAGGTTTACACCCAGGAGGAAGATTTGATAAAATCCATGTATTATTTGACATGATAGAATGCATTTCATCATCAATAGCTTCACGCCAAAAAGGAGCATCATGGGAAGATACTGCTTCAGGTAACTTTCATGATCTTTTTCAACCAAATAAACTTGAAAATCAGGTCCAAAGTTCTTTGGTTGGGCTGATCTTATACTGCGCCTCAGATGGATTTCTTCCATGGACTCAACTGTTTTCCTTTTAAGAGGAGATGTAAAAAAACTTGCATCTTGTTCTAAAGATTCTTTTTTTCTTAGGAAATATATGCTCAGAAAAGTTAGCATGTAAAGATTCAATAATTGTGTGAGGACTTGGAGTCTCAAGATTTAAAAATCTATAAGCCTTACTGGTCTGAGAATAACCAATAAACACACAATCTACTCCTCTATAGCCAACCTTAGCCAAATGTTGATCTGGTAATCTAGCATGAGCCAAACAACCCCATactttaaaataatttatatttggcTTTCGATTCTTCCAAAGTTCATAAGGGGATGCCTCAAGTTTCTTGGAAGGTATTCGATTCAAAATATGACAGGCTGAAAATAAGGCTTCAGTCCACAAATTTCCAGGCATACCAGATCCATAAAGCATAGAATTAACCATTTCTATGAAAGTCCTATTTTTCCTTTctgctacaccattttgttgtggtgtataAGATGTAGTCAATTGTTTTTCAATgccttctttttcacaaaaaaCAATAAAATCTGATTTTAAATATTCTCCACCTCTATCAGATCTAATTGATTTAATCTTCAAACTCAATTTATTTTCAACATCTGCTttatatgttttgaaagactcaaATGCCTCATCTTTTGTTCTTAATGGAAAGACATATGTATATCTTGAGTAATAGTCAATGAAAGTGATAAAATATCTCTTACCATGACGTGACAAACAATCCATCTCACAGATATCGGTGTGAATTAATTCCAAAAGTGTGGATGTCCTTTCAACCGTCTTAAAAGGTTTCTTTGTTATCTTGCATTTACTACAAGTAAGACACTTAGTAGTATGATCTTTTCCACAGTCCTTAATTAATCCATTTTTCACCATAAGTTGTATGGATCTAAAATTCACATGACCAAGACGTTCATGCCATAAATCTAGAGACTCCACAATATAAGCAGAAATATTTTCATTATCAATATTGAGTTTGAACATTCCATTTGTAGCATAGCCTTTTCCAACAAATATGCCATTTTTAGACAGTATAAATTTATCTGCCtcaaaaatcattctaaaaccatGCTTCGAAAGAAGCGTACCTGACACCAAGTTCTTCCGAATTTCAGGAACATGCAACACGTCCATCAGTGTGACTATCTTTCCGGAAGTAAACTTCAATTCAACAGTTCCTTTTCCCACAACCTTAGCAGAGGACGAGTTTCCCATATACAAAACTTTGTCGTCCCCCACTAATTCATAGGTCTTGAAAGCATTTTGATCACCTGATATATGACGAGTTGCGCCAGTGTCTATCCACCATTCCACTTGATTTCCTGCTACAAATGCTTCGGTAACCATTGCTACAAATTCATCTTTTCCATGATTATttgccttttctttcttcttttcagctTTAAGAATTTTACAATCACGCGCATAGTGACCAAATTTGTGACAGTGGTAACATTCAACCGACTTAGAATTGGTACTAGTACGCTTAAAATTCGTACTTCTCTTTGCCTTCGGAATTTTCTTATTAACAGATTCCTTCTTGGTTGATTTTTCTTCAACCACATGAGCTTTCATGACGGGttccttcaaaatattattgTCACGATATCGAGTCTCTTGTTCAATTTGCAAATGCTGCAACAATTGCTCAAGagtcaaatctttttttttttgtgtaagaGTTTGCTTCTGTATTCTTTCCAAGAGGAAGGAAGTTTCgagacaatagcaccaacatgaaAGTTTTCATCAAGAGCAATTCCAGAGATAGCAATTTTATTAGCTATAAGTTGGAATTCTTGCACTTGTTCAGTGATTGACTTATCATCAACCATTTTGAACTCCATATAGTTTGAAACAAGAAATTTCTTTGAACTCGCCTCTTCCGCCAAATAGATATTTTGGAGAGTGTcccaaatatccttaacaaattTTCACTTGGTATAATATTGATCATAAAATTTGTTGGACATTCCTCCAAGAATATAATTCTTACATAAATAATCATCATCTTTCCACTTGGCAATTTGTTCTTTAATCAAAGTAGCCTCGTCAGTTGCTACCTCAGAACCAGGAGCATTAGGACAAGGTTGTTCAAGAACATATGCCAACTTCAATCGTCTTAAAAAGAATTCCATCTTTCCACGCCATCTAGGAAAGTCTTTGCCATCGAATATTTTAAAATTAGGATTAGGCAGAGATGGAACACCATTCAATGTTGATGTAGTAGCCATAGAGAGAACTATCTTCAAATTGTTAGAACAAGgatgataataataaaagaaatccAAAATAAACTTGCTTAGAGGCACGTTAAGACGTTTCTTGAAGATAGTTGGAGTCTCTCCCACGAGCAAacggaagaataaataacaactctATCTTCGGGATTCAACTAAGCCACAACAAGTATTATTCAAGAAAGTTTCTCTTCTATTCTTGAATTGGTGATTTCACCTTTTGATCAATGTCTCTAAAGTTTTTAGcgaaaattattttcttgaagTGCTTGCCTTTTCCAAAAGAATGAAACACTATTTATAGGATAAAAATTACATAACATAAAAGTTTTCATTAAATAGGATTTAAAATAGGTTCAtgattttttcttaaaatacatGCAACTTTCATGTAACTTTCAAGAACCTAAAACGTAAAATACTAAATGAAGAATGTATCTTCAAATTCACATTCATTTAGTTTGAAAACTTTTATCAGATGAaatgtttcaaaattaattaaaacattaacTTAACAAGTAGGTCTATCATCTGTGCAAAATTTAAGCAAGATGGTTCCGGTTAAGTCAAAAAAGTTTTATGCATGAAGGATGGCCTGATATTTCTAAAAGCATCATCTGACGCAATGGAGAATAGGTAGTCATCGATTCTAGATGCTATTAAAGTCTTAAATCCTTTTTATGTGAATTTTTCACCTCGAATGAAAGATCTACAACGACTTTGTCTTGTATACCCTACTAGATATAGGGAATTCTAGCGTAAGTCTTCTTTCTTCCTAGGATTTGGTCATACAAAAACCTCCTCTGTGACCTGTGGGAATCCCCAAAGTTCTCTCACTGTTAGAAGCTCAACCACAGTTCTCTGTTTCCCAGATTGCACATATTTAAGCAAAAAACTAACAACATTTTGTGTATGATTCATTAACTTTGGTAACGAATGGTCACCAGTTATGGATTTTGCAAACACACCACCTACTGTACAATCAAAATAGTAATATGAAAAGAGTAAAACCACGAAGTTCGATACATCTGGAGTGCCGCTTAAGCTCCTAACACTATTTACCCCAATGGTAGGATTTCGAATACAAGAACTACCTTAGGATAATCAGAGAACAATCGAAGTCGTCCCAACCTCAAAAGCCAAATCATACCACCTGTCCTATACACCAGCACACTAATAATACGTACAATTTGTTTCAATGAGCCAGAGATCTTTGGGAGGCTGGGGATCAGAGTGGGGACCTAGTAAACTGTTGTAGGTTGCAATGTAGAAGGATGATGAGATAAAGGTAACCCTTGAAGAAAATATAATACATAGAAGATTTGGGATATATTCTGCTAGTCTATTGTTCTAAAAACTTCCCTTTTCCACTATAACTTGTTTGTTTCTCACTAGCATTGCATTCGTTTCCTCTTAACATTTTTTAGCTTTCTTACTTTTCAATGTCATGTTTGTAGAATCTTATCAGATAGACTTCCTCTATAAGAGTTCACCAAATTCTTTCTTTGAATATCATATGCAGTTTAAAGATTAAATCCAAAGCAGATTCCTTAAAAGTGGCGAACTCTCACTTCATCCTTCAATGAAGGATATAATAAAGAACCTAGCTTTTTTGTCCTCTTAGAATAACCAACCAATATCATGAATCTGTCTCCACTCCTTATTCAGAACCAACCCCGCATTAGCATTAGCAGTCAAAACACTAGTATTGACTAATCGCTCTAACAAGAAGTTCTAACTTCATGAAAAGAATACACGGATTAAAAACCAATACCTAATCATTCCATTGAACATGTAGCATGgcaagaatgtttttttttttttacggaaCTTCTCCAGTATTTAGTTACTCCACTAAACTTCTACCATAGCAGAAGTCATTTCCCTTTGTAGCTATTACTTGCTTCAATCAACAGCTATACAATGCTATCCACCTTTAATATAAAAAATATCACTAAAAACATCGTTTTCGTACCTTATTCTACAATTTGTAGGATTATTACCATATATCACCCACTTTTACATCCAACCAAACACTGATCTCCCACCAAAAACACTtccatgaaaattattttttcccGAGGCAAGCACACCTAAACAGGAAAAAAATAAATGCACTAAAACTAAAAGCCAAATGCTCCCTCcttcccaatttaagtgtcttaatttgactGATCATGatcacaaagtttaagaaattaaatgagacttttgaatcttttagtcctaaattaaaaatgtgtgtaatgtactaaaatatcCTTGTGATTTTAAAATTGCCATGCAGAATGTtgtgaattgtcaacttactgaATACAGAAAGAGACACTTTTTTTTGGAACGGATCAACACTTAAATTGGGAGGGACGGAATACTAAACATAGAAAGGTATCATTCTTTTGGACTGACTAAAAGGTAGAGAGTGTAACATAAATGGGGACGGAAGGATTAATATTTTGGTCAAAGCAAGAACACCTAAGACCTAACAGCAAAAATAGATAAATGCACTAAAACTAACAAAACATATATTTTCTCTTCAGCCAAACGAAGAAAATAAGAGAGGAAAAACAAGCGATATGCTATACCTTCTATTTCTATTTCTGGTAGCCACCACCAATAGCATTATCATCTTCCTCAACCTTAGCAGTCAAATACGGCTTAGGAAAATCATTAACATCAAATGTCTTCTCCTTCATCATCTTCTCAACATCAGCTTTTTTAAGTACACTTCTCCTTATAGGAGGACGATTACGCCTTTGGTCACGTGAAAAGTACTTGATATCATATACAGTCTCAGGATTTGATGATGGGACTATAGCTTCAGCTTGTGGAGTTGCAGGTGAGAATATTCTGTACTCTGTAGCTTTTGGTATGGAGGGTACATATTCAGGACTTGATTGTGGTCCTGTTATTTCCCAAGGTTTCTTGAAGTAGCGTTTTAGTGTTTGGATTAAAGATTTTGATGTGGAGGACATTGTTACAAGTTTTGTAGTGCTTCTGATCTGTGTGGTGCTGTGCTAGTTGTGACTTGTGATGTTGTGATGCTGAAGAGTAGGTGCGGTTATAAATGGAACTTCTTCTAGAATTCTCTTTGCTTTTCTTGTTTTTTCGAATGAATAGTTTCGGTTAATTTGGCGGCAAGGGTATAAATATGGAACGAAGAGGTGTTAACGGAGAaactccaactttttttttttagtgaactAGTTATATGAGGCCGTGATAAGCCCGGGcacaaactcaagatataaaggtagatattttaattaaagaaatataatttgtattAATACAAGtgtataataacaacaacaacaatcatatactcattgtagtcccacaagtgggtaattacGTTAGTAgtaattaaatttcatataagtatattttcaatatatgaaagcaaaattttcattccactcctttaatattttaacttccattttgataaaattatttacttcaaatcaaatgcggggccagaatttgacattaataagttatgtatcctaattttctgaagttatttagttctaaataaataatctacacatagttaatgaacttttaagacaaatacataatttaacttgtgcagcggatggagctgttCCTCCCTTAATTATGGATTaagggttcgaacatggatatggaaaaaatctttggagggagcgcttcccccgaatgggcgcaatacagtgcgaattatctggattaattgggctcaaatgcggatatcgagcaccaaatagaaaaccaaagaacatgaaaaatgaggtaggaggtttgatagcttttgaaaagtagactttaaaaacaaaaaaaaataaaaaaattgacttaaataaataagattaggacctaaaagtaattaattaaaaaaaaattaaaaaattgaaaattcttgtgaggactacaaaagtccctaaGTTTGCccttatatatatactagacgacctatgcccgtgctgcgcacgggcccaacactttagattatagtgcatttatatatatgtagttattttttaatagtgatatatatatatatatatatatatatatatatatatatattatgttcaaaacacgattaatataacattgtaatttgtgctccgtatctaaaattttattatattaatgttcgctatgaacacaaaatcagcaaatttattaatattttttaaaagaaaagacttgtttaaaaggaaactattttcttctctttgagataaaacaatagcattatttaagcatcagttgatactttcaattttaatttgattaatttaaaggtgtaaaatacttattattttttatcaaattttgatttggacaattctaattcaaattattaaattaattttacatgtttaaaacgaaataaagtagaaactgattttttatttaaacgaagaaatactattttttaatttttagtaaatattctcggtttagctcattttacttgtcatgttgtcttttgcatggttttttaagaaaacgtctattagaattataatttgactaatttaccttattcattatttgatctgcatttgatattttttttacgatattaatttcttttcacatttattagagtaagaataaaaataaaaaagtaattaaattctatcttattttaaaatataaatattttaagtataattattttagtaaacataacaaataaatgacatggcggaatagcaaatacaacagtttaatatctagattagatctcaggttaatataaaaaaaaattgtatggtttgactacttaactttttgaagaaaagcaatttcatgaattgacacgcacgtggtaatgaattcatcattattgacttaatgagatacattggaaattacatgaatattgtttgattttttaataaggggtgcactttttttttttgacattattaatttgcactatttttatgcatatatatatatatatatatatatatatatatatatatatatactatgttcaaaacacgattaatataacattgtagtttgtactccgtatttaaaattttattatattagtgtttactacgaatacaaagtctgcactttttttttacattattttttttttaatatggggttcactttttttttttatattacttgattttgttaatatggggtccactttttttaccatgagtttggagatggtgggatccactttttttttattgcttgatgtcgtttagtatggggtccaccctttatggggtgcactttttttttggacattattagtttgtactatttttatgcatataatatatatatatacatataatatgtttaaaacacgattactatagcattgtagtttgtgcttcgtatttaaaactttattatattagtgtttgctacgaatataaagtctgcactttttttttaacattatatttttttaatatggggttcactttttttttatattgcttgattttgataatatggggtccactttttttttcccatgagtttggagatggtgagttccatttttttcttcccttttttttattgctcggtgttatttagtatgccccccccccccctttttttttaagggacaacagacgacgaagcatgggtctaaacccatgctttatatagttttttttttttatattgcttggtgttgtttagtatggggcccattcttttggacattattagtttgcactatttttatgcatataatatatatatatatatatatatatatatatatatatatatatatatatatatatatatatactatgttcaaaacacgattaatataacattgtagtttgtgctccgtatctaaaactttattatattagtgtttgctacgaatacaaagtctgcactcttttttttgacattgtttgtttttttaatatgggattcattttttttttatattgcttgattttgttaatctggagtccaccttttttttcccgtgagtttggagatggtgggttccactttatttacttcttttttttttaaaatattagttggtgtttttttttattttttaatattggttggtgtttaatataaggaccacactttttttttaaaatgctcaattggttggtgtttttttgaattttttaatattggttggtgtttaatatggggaccacacttttttttaaagtattttaactatgttgctgtacaataattccatttgctctctctaatgggttgatacgcatgtggcaatgaatccatcaggctatatgggcctacaatttttttttcaaaaattggaaaacggatatatatatatatatatattgtcgcaccccattttaaccgaagtcaattagggtatgacatattggtgattcctaaattgtttattttgttttaaggagtcgccacctaattaatttaacgatgaattagggcatctaaatgttaactaaggtaaagttaaaactaaacctcaattaatagtctgcttaaccagtgtgattctaggtaagggctctatattatcctaaagggaaggggttaggcatcctttagaatccgttaacttacggttatccgaccaacttaggttgaTTAATTAAGGCTAgggatgcaaatataatatttaaagttaaagaaaatagcttataaatactactgaaattttaaaaaaaatataaactatTGCTTGatataagatttagagaaaatataataatttatataaagGAAGATTTCAAACGTCATTttgaataaaacttataaaattgctaaaaagatttaaataataatgcttcttaaaataagatttgcatagaaTATACAAATAGAAGAAGACGCAGGTTTGTACagtattttaataaatatttgaaacaaaccaaaCGGAGAGATATTAATAATTCTTTTCTGTGATTTTAAGAGCATGAACAAATATAAAATAACTAATGTGAATCTTAAGTAAACTCATATTATATCAATACACTTATATTATATCAATACGGTGTTATAGAAATGCTTAGACTTATTTTTTCTTTAGAAGAAAATTATGATAAAAAAAGAACATAAATTTCCCTCCTTTTTCattaatttttattaattatgtttag
Above is a genomic segment from Lycium barbarum isolate Lr01 chromosome 12, ASM1917538v2, whole genome shotgun sequence containing:
- the LOC132623352 gene encoding uncharacterized protein LOC132623352, which gives rise to MSSTSKSLIQTLKRYFKKPWEITGPQSSPEYVPSIPKATEYRIFSPATPQAEAIVPSSNPETVYDIKYFSRDQRRNRPPIRRSVLKKADVEKMMKEKTFDVNDFPKPYLTAKVEEDDNAIGGGYQK